The genomic DNA TACAATTCATGACACTGAGACACTTGGGCATATTGTGGCTCGTAAAGTTCAACTACTACATAAAACACAGACCCAGAGGTATGCTGAACCGAGGGTGGAGCAAGTTTGTTAGAGAGAACCTTCTACGAGGAGGAGATGCGTGCGGGGAAGGTCCTGCAGACAATGTAACCGCCACGAAAGCTTAGTCAGAACCACAGGGAAAGAGCTTCTCTGCTATAGTACCGTCTATCTGCAATCGCAAGGATTAACTCTCCAGTCAAGCCCTACATGAGAAAGGGACTTTAATTACCATTATGACTTTACATCGTCCCCAGGGCAGAAACCTAACACACATACTATGAACAAAGTGGATTTATCATTTTCTAAACCTTGAGCCGATCCATTTCTTGAGTTTAAGGAAAGTGCTAaaaatgtgtttggttttagagttgagtttatTACcattttttcagttttttctgaaatttttattaaaaaattaattccaaCCCACAAATGTCCACATGTGCACGGGCGACCCAAAAAATAATGTCACATTAGCTTTCCATCCACCCATTGGTGGAAATTAATGGTATGCTGTGAggtaaaaaattttcaaaatatcgtacTATGCGGTGAAATTATTGCGATATTTGTTATGCAGTGAAAAAGACAGAATACGTGTTGTAcaataaaatttatcattttattcatatatatttttaataaaattatgtgTTTTCatctattaaataaaaaactatTTGTAGTCTAAAACCATTAAAAATGCCTCTCTTTTTTAGAGGATTTAAAATGACTttgttatacatatataaaaatgactttatatatatatatatatatatataattatagtaACTTTAGTTGTACAATTTCGTGTACAAACTAAGGTTACAAAAAATCTATTGATCATTTACGGTGAATTATAGTAATTCTCTTTCACTTTCCCCTTCGAAAAGAAAGCCTTCAACCTTATCCTCGCGCTGGTTGATTAAAGAGGTGATGGGATTCATGTATAATTGCATGGTTCAAATTATCTTAGAAGTTGTTGTCTCACAATGGAAAGacataaacaaatatatatctttataaGAGATTATATGTTACAATCTATCAGCTCGGTTTTTCGGACCGAAAATGGGCTTAAATGTAGCTTAGTGATGTTTTACAAGCttaagttaaaaaagaaaaaaacctccttatttccaaaataaaaaaaaaaagatcaattGCGTGGTATTTAATTCAGCCAAGCAACGAAAACAAAGGGACATTGTGCCGAGTAAGAAATTTTGTTTGATTGCTAGTTTTTATTTGGATTggcgcaaaaaaaaaaggaaaaaaaaaaaagaaatacggCAGAGAAAACGGGAGCTAACAGAAGATTGACTCGCAGCCCAGAACGAAGCTTCGTGGTCCTTGCTGGTTTGGGTTCGTGGAATTTCAGAAGGACAAATTGATCAACATCATCTTGGACGTTGACATGAGTAAGTTCTTCGAATTAGAAGACAGATCCGTGGAGGTGATCATACGGTCTTACCCAAAGAAATCATCGGCTGCAGATCGAGTAACCGTGCTAATAGCGGTGCCAGCAAACCGACCTTTAGGAACGGACCCATTCCACACCATTACTGtttgatattataattagaATGTGTTAATAGTTCAATTTCTATCAAGCAAGAGGTTGCATCTCGTCTCTTCGGAGACATCCgatcttggcccaaaaaaaatCTTTGTGGGTCTGGGCCTTAAAATATGGGCCGGTCTACTTTTCTTCTTGGTTTCCTTACATTCATATATTGGCGGCCTTGGAGGAAGGGCCCACCCTGGCACATCCGTAATTTAGGGGAACATCGTGGGCAATATGCAGGAACCTTTCCATCTAATTAAactagaaaaaataaaagcataGCAGCCATTGCAAAAGCAAATGCAGAACGCGAGAGGGAATGAAATGGCCAAAAAGATATTCGCCATAGCCTTACAGCTCCTATTCCACGCATTTCCACGTCACAATTTCCTCTCCGTATAAGATATTCTGATCTCCTTGGTCCCCGAAAAGGCCTCTCACACCACCATTTCTTACACGATCGATTATATTGGACTTGATTCTGAACTGAACCATGTTGTATGTAAACGTGCTTTGAAGTCGAGTCTTGACAATCAGAAACCAACCTAGAATAAGGAGAGTAACATGTGAACATGTTTCTAGAGCTCATACGGGGTGATGTACTCCGCGGCATGATTATCTGAGAGCACGCAATTACCACGTGCTATTGCCACCCAGGCTCACGAGTAGTGAATATACATTCATTACGTTTTTTTTTAACGGACTACAAATCGTCGtaccaaaaaaatttcaagatttCTATGAGTCGCCATCATTCTTTAATTCGAAGTCAATGAGGGCTTTTTCCTGTCTCGACAATCAAATTATCATCCTAATCCCCTCCAATCCCGCACACCAAGTCGattattttgttaataaaTCATCACGTCATGTCCAATTTCTTATCCTATCTTGTCGTCCACCAAAGTATAGTATAAGCCTATGACGACGATTTCTCAAATCCTATCTGGCCTTAGATTCGACTACCGAACAGGCCACTAGGGCAACATGCTAAAAGCATACAACTCAGAAATATCTATTTGCTCGTGCCGATTAATGCTACATAAAAATATGACACGACGCACGACAAGGTAAGACGACAGGAATAGGAACCGCTGGCACGGGAGATTATTTCCCGCCGTTGCTTTGGACATCACCGCTAGATTCCAGCCTACATGCTTTGCCCCCATAAAAGGTCCGTCTTTTCAAATATTGGAGattccctctctcttctcttctctctctctctctctctctctcgctctctctctctactttctctctcttctgaaACTGAAACCGAAACTGAGATCGAAAGACTTCCCTTTGTTCAAGCGAAGAATCTGAACTCAAAAGTGGAGAAGAGAACCCCAACGCCATCATCTCTCCTACGAAgattcctctctctctgtctccctCTTTTAACGATGCTCAATTCTCAGCTCTTCTTTCCCTCCGATCCATTGCCCTCCCTCCCTTTCTCTTCTGTCCTTTCTCCTTTCCCACCTCCCCTTTTCGCGCCGGTCATCGGCTTCTATAGAGTGGTTTTGCTGTTCAGCTCAtggctcctcctcctcctccgccgccgACCATCAATCATCTGGCGCAGCCCTGTATCTATGGTGAGACCAGCTTTCTTCTCATGGAGACGACACGATGACTCACGGATTCATATCTCTTACTGTCTTGTTTGTTGTATGGGGCATGTTCGATGGAATGCTCCACTCATTTATTTGCTTCATAATCTTATGCTTGACCGAGATTTTGATGGGATGTTAGaaaaatatcatatttatTAAGCTATGTACATAGTGAGGTTCAAAAATTTGTTCAGTTGTTGATGGTTTCATCCGTTCGATCTCTACTATCAGCAAATGTTTATGTTTAAATTGGATTGAGGTTAACAAGTTTAATACCTTTCccattgaattttgaaattcgattAGCTTAtctattaaaagaaaagaataaatttgaTTAGGCTTCCCTTGAGTTGTCTTTAAGCTAATCATTCACATCTCCTTCTATCAGAGGAACAAACAAAAGAGTATGCGAACAGAAGTTTTCTCAGGGGTTTTATAAGACATATAGCCCAGCCATTTTTTATCGTATTTTCCTGATGACTTAATTAAACATAAGTAATGTGTTGTTGTGTTTGTGCACATGCGTCACATAGCATTTTGtttaacaataacaataaacTTGCCCGTTAATTCGGTTTTGGCCATGTGGATTGGTATATGCCATCAAAGTTTTTATCTACTGGTTATTTTGCTTTTATTATACATTGATGTCCAAAGGCACTAGTTGGGAGGTATTGAAAGTTGTAATTGATCAAATGGTACAATGTTGGAAAGTGATCTATGAGAGGCTTATCTGGTCATTTCTTATGGTAATGGAGTGATTTAATCTGTATGGTGTTGTTCCTGTTCTAATATGTATGCAGGGAATTTCGTTTCTTCAGAGAGAAAATCCCGTTTTATGAAGTGGCTGAGTAAACTCTTTAAGGGTGGATCCAGTCGAGGGGGGGGAGCACGCTATCCTCAATTTCTTGGTGATGAGAACACGGTCTGGTGTGCTCCTTCTAGAGCAGTGGTAAACTATTCTGGGTGTCTTCTAATAGTTTTGCCACTATAACTGTTTAATAGGAAAGAAATGGAACTTCGTTGCCACTCAGTTATGACTAACAAATTCCATAAAAGTCCTAATTCACTGGTTGATTGCATTTTTGGGAACATGTTGTTGGGCTCACAAATGCTTAGCATGCACATTCAAAGATTTTTCCATGCCTTATCTATCCTCTCTGGACATGCTATGCTCACGTGAAAGAACAAAAATGAGAATAAATTTGGAAACTGCTGACAATAATACCTGAAATATTAAAGTTTGAAATTATGGTGGGTTATTAGCAAACAAAAGGAGAGGTGCACTAACTGCATTGATGTCATTAGGATGATTGTCCTAGGACTGACAAGGAAAAGGAGGAACTCGATCATGCAATTGCTCTTTCTTTGGCTGAAGATTTAAGGAGACAAAATGGTAGGTCCTTCGTGGCACTGACAGGATCAGATATCATATTTGCAACTGAGCACTCTCTTTTCCTAGTGAGCCAAGATTTGCTTCAGTATCACATAATGTTTAATTGTTCTCAGGATTCCGACGGCGAGCAGACAATGATGAAGATGCAGCTAAGGCACTACAGGATAACGTAAATTTACCTTCATGTCCTCCATATGCCCCTGCCAGTCATGATAGTTCAAATTTACCATCATATCCTCCATATGCCCCTGCCAGTCATGATAGTTCAAATTTACCTTCGTATCCACCATATGTTCCTGCCCAGCATTATCCCAGAGTGGGATACAGGTAACTTTCAATCATATTAGATGGTTAACTTGGCCCCACTCAGATAATTTTTTGGGCTTCCAAGTCTCTGAGTTTTCAAGGTTGGAATATTAAATTTGATCTATTTTGTATAAGATTATGTGGAGGGTGCCACCGAGATATCGGCTACGGCAACTATTTGGGGTGCTTGGGAACTTTCTTTCATCCTGAGTGCTTCTGCTGTCGTGCTTGTGGATACCCGATAACTGAACATGAGGTAATTGGTTTCTAACGGCTGTTTCCCCCAAGTCTATTTCATCCTAAAACAGACATAAATAAATTTCGCCGGTTGTACTTCAAATTTCTTACTAGTCTTTTGCCTGTTGGTTAAGTTTTCGTTGTCAGGAAGGGATCCATACCACAAGACTTGTTTCAAGGAGTTCACGCACCCAAAATGTGAAGTTTGCCATCAATTTGTAAGAATATATTCTTTCTTTGCCTACTCAAGTATATTCAACTTATCCCGCCTTCAGGGTGTAAACAAGAGTTTCATCTATTGCCCGCTACTACTTTAATATATACTGCCACTCACGTATATATTGACCATTCATTCACTTGGGTTTCAACAATCTTCGAATCTTTTGATTCTGCAGATCCCAACTAATGGAGCCGGTCTGATTGAGTACAGATGCCACCCCTTTTGGTCTCAAAAGTATTGTCCATCACACGAGCATGATAACACGGCTCGTTGTTGCAGTTGTGAGCGTCTAGAGGTATGCTGTGATAAGAAATCATTGTGAAATATTCAGATCATAAAGTTTCATCTAGGCAATCAAATACGTGTGCATATCTACTGAAACTCATGtagtttctttcctttttatcTACTTAAAGTCGTGGAAAGTAAGATACATCTCTCTTGGAGATGGACGGAGTCTATGCTTGGAGTGTATGGAATCCTCTATAATGGACACGGGTGATTGTCAACCTCTCTACCATGCAATCAGAGACTACTACGAGGGAATGAATATGAAGCTGGATCAGCAAATTCCCATGCTTCTTGTTGAACGACAAGCGCTTAATGAAGCTATTGTTGGGGAAAAAAACGTAAGAAGCAGAATTCTTTTATGGTATTTACTGCCGGTGCTTGGCAATTCTCTGATTTAACCATATTCTTTTTTGCAGGGCAACCATCACATGCCTGAGACCAGAGGTTTATGTCTTTCTGAGGAGCAGACTGTCACCAGTGTACGGCTTTGGATAATCATTTAATCTGTTCATCAAATTTTGAGGAGGTTTATGAGTAACATTTTCTCATTGTGTTTATCTTGCTCGTGTTATTGCTTATGCATCAATCTAGATCCTTAAACGGCCACGGCTTGGAGGCCACAAGCTTGTTGGAATGAGAACACATCCCCACAAGTTGACCCGGAGATGTGAAGTCACAGCCATTCTGGTTCTCTATGGTCTTCCAAGGTAATGTGAATTCCTTGGGGTGCTTTTCATGCAGTATCATATAATGTTGCAGAAGGAATCCATGTCAATTTAACTTACCAGGCTATGGCCAATTTTTTGCCGGTGCAAATTGGCATTTACCAATATGCAGGAGATTGAGAGATTCTACTTGTCCTTGAATTGGAAACTGTAGAAAACTTGTCGATGCTTTTATCTTGGCAAATTGTTGCATGATTTATATACAGTTGCTGCTCTTCCCAAGTCACATGACAAAACTTGGGGGGATTATTATGATCCCACTTGAGTTAGCTTCTTTTGATTGAAAATGCCAAAtaatttatgattttgatCTTAATGCTCTCAATACTTttccctttcccttttcttgttAATTTGCATGCATCATTTCCTGCCATATTCCTCACGATATCTCTAACTTTCCTTTGAGCAGATTGCTCACAGGCGCTATTCTTGCCCATGAGCTAATGCACGGATGGTTACGTCTAAAAGGTAAAAAAATGCTGCTCACAAAAATCATTTCCTTTGTTCACTTCCCCACAGGGTTCTCCTTCCATCGAGTTTCACAATCCTCGGTTACAGGGTACCGGAATCTAAGTCCCGAAGTTGAAGAAGGAATCTGTCAGGTGCTCTCGTACCTGTGGCTTGAGTCTGAAGTGGTGCCAGGGCACAGGAGCACCCCTTCTACTTCCAcagcctcatcttcttcatcgtaTACATCATCTTCGAAGAAGGGTGGGAAGTCTGATGTGGAGAAGAAGCTCGGGGAGTTCTTCATGCATCAGATCGCTCACGATGCTTCACCTGCGTATGGGAAAGGCTTCCGGGATGCTAATGCCGCGGTAAACAAGTATGGTCTCAGATGCACCCTCGATCACATTCGCTTGACCGGGAACTTCCCCCTGTGAAGATGGGGAAGATTATACAAAGCGTAAACGGTAAGTCCCCTGGTGCCTCGTCAATCCTGTCCTTGACATATTGATTCATCATTGTGTTACCGTTGTGCTTACCTCGGGCTCCCGTAATTTTAATGGGGTTGTTGGAGTATACATTGTCTCATGAAACGATTCCTGTATTTGTGATAATAACGATTATTGTTATACCGAAATCATGCGCAACACTCGTTACCTGTCATCTTTGGATATATTAATGGCAAAATTTCTTCATAATTTGATCCCATTCTTTAATAAAAGAACATGAGATTAATTGTATGCTTGATATTGTATGAAGATGAGCTTACATGTAGAGTCCAATAAATAGGCAAAAGAGACCTGGTCCCCAATAGGCCCAGCTGTGCTTTGAATAACACGAAAATGTCCATTGTTAATATCAAGTCAAAGTGATCACCGGTAAGCGTCAAGCCTTACTATGTACTCGCTGCTAGAGCTGGTTAGTTCATGAATATCAAAATGTCGTTTGAAAATGTTGATTTTTAATATCAATCAAAGCGATTACCGATTAGAGTATACCCTTCAAAAATGGCCATAACTCGCAGCCACAAAGCTCGATCCTCTTGGCTGAGCATGGAGGCGGCTCGGATGGGCTCTCCCATGGGGCAGCCCTAGAGGCTAGAAACAGGCAAACAGTTGAGTGCAAACGGAGGTGGCAAATTACGCCAGCAGGTCGCTATGGTTTACGGCCTGGACATAGGTACTGTAGAAGACCAAGACCGAGGACTCTTGTGAGAGAGTAACCTCCACAGCATAGGAGGCTCATCGAACCATGCCTTAAATGGGCTAGCCACAGGGAACACTTATACTTGGATAACAGCTGTTCGAACCATCGCCTGACAACCTGAGCATGTCATGCTTGCTTGCGTACCATACAGTGGCAGCCCATATACAGCATGGCACAATAAAGCTCATTAACGCATGTTGATACCATATCAATGCATAGTACAGGCCAAAAATTGCTAAATGTTCTCATAAATCATTTTTCTTCCCTAAAAAAGTTGAAATCCAATGCTACTAAGTTCCCCAAGTCCAAAGTCAACGCAACTCGAAACATCAGAGTGACAGGAGGAACCAATATAACAAAACTGAGGTTAAGAATACGGGCATCACTTGTCACAATGTCTACATATCATATTTTGATTGCATAAGAATATTCTTTGGTCACTGTTTTCGCACCTACTATGCTACTGTACAAGGACAGATATACGAGGAGTTTCCCCAGTGTGCTGCAAAATTGAATTGCCATGGGAGCCctctaaaaaaaatgttgCCAGTACAGAAACAATTTAAACCACCATCCTAAAAATCTAGCTCTATTAAATATCCTTCTCCAAGTTTACTCTTTCAGTCGACATCGTATGAGATGCGAACCAAAACTTATATATCAGCGGATGTATCTGCTAAAAGCATTTTGAGTGTCTCGTACGTCATAAAACATATACCTACTCCAGGCACCACCTTGTAGTATTCAGGAAGGATCCCTCTATACAACCCGCGAAAGCCCTCGTTTTTAATTATGTGCCTGAATGTGCCCAGGAGGCCTGTCTGATATACACGGGCCCGGCCTCCTGCTCCTTCCAACTGTTTCCGCCTCCTCACCAGATCCAAAGGAAATGTTGCTGCAGCAATAATGTCAAATATCGTGAAATCTTCAAACTAATGTTTATCATGCTCTCAAAGACCCTAGCATAACAGAATTTACGGTTCTGTCGATGCTACCTCTAAAACATGGAAGATACTTGCCCATCAAGTTAAAAGAACACCTTGCATTTGGGTTGCATTTACCAATCATAATCATTGATAATCATAGGTCATCATGATAAAATCCACACAAATCATAATAATCCACTAGACAGAGAAGATACATCCCATAAATCATTATGCATGCACAACAGATCTGTCAGCGTCTAGACTAGACACCACCATGGTAAAAATGTTTACAACTAGAGAAAGCATGAGACTCCTGCACAAATGTTAGTACAAAAACAGAAATATCGACTTCTTACTAAGCCAGGAGAAAAGTTTTGGAAATCCACAACACCTACCTTGGCTAAATTTATGACTCAACATATACAACATGCAATGAGAACATTTCGACCATGAGGAAAAGCATGTGAGGGTTGGGAACTGCCAGGGCTACTCTACCAAGGAATAAAGTTgattataaaagaaagaatCTAGGCTAACACATCGATATAGAGAAGACAAAGGAAATCCTCAAAGAAAGGGCAACAGCTACGGCTGTGGAGGTCATTACTGTTTCGACGCTGAAAGCTCGATAAAGAACTGCATGTGTGGAAAGTACATGTATGTGCAGTTGTCATGAAAGAGGTTAATTTCTCAGAATCAAAATGATAATCCCATACTAAACTATAGGTCTTTGC from Punica granatum isolate Tunisia-2019 chromosome 2, ASM765513v2, whole genome shotgun sequence includes the following:
- the LOC116195811 gene encoding protein DA1-related 2 isoform X1 produces the protein MAPPPPPPPTINHLAQPCIYGNFVSSERKSRFMKWLSKLFKGGSSRGGGARYPQFLGDENTVWCAPSRAVDDCPRTDKEKEELDHAIALSLAEDLRRQNGFRRRADNDEDAAKALQDNVNLPSCPPYAPASHDSSNLPSYPPYAPASHDSSNLPSYPPYVPAQHYPRVGYRLCGGCHRDIGYGNYLGCLGTFFHPECFCCRACGYPITEHEFSLSGRDPYHKTCFKEFTHPKCEVCHQFIPTNGAGLIEYRCHPFWSQKYCPSHEHDNTARCCSCERLESWKVRYISLGDGRSLCLECMESSIMDTGDCQPLYHAIRDYYEGMNMKLDQQIPMLLVERQALNEAIVGEKNGNHHMPETRGLCLSEEQTVTSILKRPRLGGHKLVGMRTHPHKLTRRCEVTAILVLYGLPRLLTGAILAHELMHGWLRLKGYRNLSPEVEEGICQVLSYLWLESEVVPGHRSTPSTSTASSSSSYTSSSKKGGKSDVEKKLGEFFMHQIAHDASPAYGKGFRDANAAVNKYGLRCTLDHIRLTGNFPL
- the LOC116195811 gene encoding protein DA1-related 2 isoform X2 produces the protein MAPPPPPPPTINHLAQPCIYERKSRFMKWLSKLFKGGSSRGGGARYPQFLGDENTVWCAPSRAVDDCPRTDKEKEELDHAIALSLAEDLRRQNGFRRRADNDEDAAKALQDNVNLPSCPPYAPASHDSSNLPSYPPYAPASHDSSNLPSYPPYVPAQHYPRVGYRLCGGCHRDIGYGNYLGCLGTFFHPECFCCRACGYPITEHEFSLSGRDPYHKTCFKEFTHPKCEVCHQFIPTNGAGLIEYRCHPFWSQKYCPSHEHDNTARCCSCERLESWKVRYISLGDGRSLCLECMESSIMDTGDCQPLYHAIRDYYEGMNMKLDQQIPMLLVERQALNEAIVGEKNGNHHMPETRGLCLSEEQTVTSILKRPRLGGHKLVGMRTHPHKLTRRCEVTAILVLYGLPRLLTGAILAHELMHGWLRLKGYRNLSPEVEEGICQVLSYLWLESEVVPGHRSTPSTSTASSSSSYTSSSKKGGKSDVEKKLGEFFMHQIAHDASPAYGKGFRDANAAVNKYGLRCTLDHIRLTGNFPL